The nucleotide window AATATCAGGTCACCATTCCCAACTACCTCTAATCCACTGGGAGTTCTTAGAGTTGCCGACCCGGAGATGATCATAAATAACTCTTCTGCATACCGGTGGAAGTGATAGGGGGCAGAATATTGCCCCGGATTTAATTGGCGTACATCAAAATTTAAATTTTGAGATTTTATTCCTTTTTCCTGAATGGAAACATCGGTAAAAATTCTAAAATTATCTATCTTATTTGGGGCTTCCTGAAACTTCCTCTGCCCTGATTTTAAAATTGTTGCCATAATCTTGTTTATTTCGAATTCAATGTTTTCAGTTCTATGGATTATCTTAATGATAATTATCTTCTCATTAACCCTTGATTAACCTGCATCTGTCAACTGATAAGGTCACTCCCTAACGGATTTTAGTAATTCCTTTAAGGGTATTTTTTGGAAAATCATATCCGCCTGGCTTCCTTCATATAAAATTCCTATATGCTGCTCGTCAACAGAAGTGAGGCATGAGTATCCTCTACCTCTACCTTCATCCAGTAACAACCAATGTTCTTCGGGCCATGTTTTTCCATCGTCAAAACTTACCTTAATGGTCATATGGTCACGAGCGTTCTTAGAGTTAGGGTTGGAAAAAACCAATATACTTTTTTCTTTTCCGTTTTCCGTGTAATGGTGCTTATATAAACTTGCCATACAGGTGGGTTCTATTAAAGCATTTCTCGAAGTAGGATGTTCTGTCCAGGTTTTTCCTAAATCCGTAGTAACAGCAATGGTTCTTCCGTTGTGTTCGGACATATCCGACCGGTTACGGTTATCCCGCATATTCAGCATCAGTGAACCGTC belongs to Bacteroidales bacterium and includes:
- a CDS encoding glycoside hydrolase, translating into IAGTWMYGVLDDKGKWIKNLTASSKEWNHQWRAKGSQPGFGVKESSQFLITRSSDDGKTWSEPVNLTEMCKKKEWWLWSPAPGNGITMDDGTLVMPTQGRDKDGKPFSNITWSKDGGSTWVTSNQAAETPKGTTECAVVQLSDGSLMLNMRDNRNRSDMSEHNGRTIAVTTDLGKTWTEHPTSRNALIEPTCMASLYKHHYTENGKEKSILVFSNPNSKNARDHMTIKVSFDDGKTWPEEHWLLLDEGRGRGYSCLTSVDEQHIGILYEGSQADMIFQKIPLKELLKSVRE
- a CDS encoding cupin domain-containing protein, whose amino-acid sequence is MATILKSGQRKFQEAPNKIDNFRIFTDVSIQEKGIKSQNLNFDVRQLNPGQYSAPYHFHRYAEELFMIISGSATLRTPSGLEVVGNGDLIFFEMGKQERTSYTITQRKLVFFWISGPISDMMYVNTLIPINY